GATAGTAGAGATCATTTTGTCTCAAACATTCagtttatagaggagaaaacaggtCTATCCAGATGAAGTTACTTACATAGAGTCACTTACCAAGTAAGTGACAGGATCAGAAACTAGCCTCGGTCTCCTAGTTTCTTGACTGAAGTCCATTTCCTTGTGAAAAATGGCTTTTTTTCTagtttggaaaggaaggaagaaagaaagtaggaaggaagtaATGTAGGATAAAAAAAGACTTAATTAAATGTTATCCAAGGTGCCTTCTTGttgtaaaatgaatatttatCTCCTTGTATCTCCTTATTAAGAATgaataatttgttgttttttcaacAGGACAAAAGCAGAATTATTATCCAGTGAAGATTGTGAAATGCTTGATCAGTACCTTTGTTGATGGTGTTATTGATGACCTGATAGAGAAGGATGTTTTGAGTCCAAATGAGGTGAAGAATTTAGGAAAAGAATTTTCTACAATAATGGACCAAAGTGAAGGCTTGGTTAATACCCTGGATCAGATAATTCAAGGAAGCAAAATTATTAtgaagaaattattatttccttctttacaaGCAAATTCAGGTAATTTTCATTAACTCAGCCTCAATGacacactttcttttttaatgctttgttaactttttttattatttcagggGCAGCTTTGCAATATAGATCCTCTTTCAGAACAACATATTAAGTAACTTAATGAAATGCTAATTATCAGTTATATATTAGCAAAAacgaaaaataatatataatgttttcctcatccaagttcatgaaccccaggttaaaaaaTCCCTGTTCTAAGtagtattgaaaaaaaaacttggaataaAATCTTGTCTTTGTCTCTAATTCTTTGAGCATGGGTAGTGCGGATTAACCCCATTCGGGGACGATTCAAGTTCAATACTTCGATGCTTGTTTCAAAATCCATTCTCCATGCAAttatcaaattaatcttcctaaaacacaggcctGACCAAATCACTCCTTCCCCAAGTCAGTAAACTCCAGAAGATCTCTATCACCTCattaatcaaatacaaaatcctgcctttgactttGAAAGTCCTTCATGACCTTTTACTTCTCTTCCTTTACATATTTGAAAATCATATTCTCTTCCATGCATTCTGTGTTTCACTGGCTAGCTTACTGTACCTCAGATAGGACACTCCATGTCCTATTTTGAGCATTTTCCCTGGGCATCCCCCAAGGTTAGAATGTTTCATCTCAGTCTCCTAAATTCCCCGACTTCCTTTAAGGCACAGCAAAAGTCTCATCTGTCAATggtcttttcctaattttccctaaTTCTTCTGTTTTTGggggagaaaatggcaaaccactcctgtatcttggccaagaaaaaacaccaaaaatgggctcacagagagtcagaaatgcctgaaaagactgaacaagaacaaaagtcctccttaattttagtgccttagAGCTGAGACTATTTGCAATTTATTCTAGATATATCATGTTTCCACAATTAAACTATGAACTGCTTGATggtagagattgtcttttgcctttcttgtatttCTAGTCATATCACAGTACCTAGCATGTAATATGTATGCAATAAATGCcacttgactgactgactattcAAGCACCAGAACTCTATTGCCTAACTCAAGATATTTTTGCCTCCTGTCCCCCGTACCTGGAGTCCTCTcccttctagcttccttcaagtcccagcaagAGTTCTCATCACTTATGAGAAGCCGTTCCTGATGGCCCTTAATGATAAACCCTTCCCTCAGTTGATTGTCTCTAATTTCTCctatttatatcttgtttgtatttgttattttcatgttttctgtgccattacattgtgagctccttgagagaaaggatacttttttgcttttgtttatatCTCCAGGtgtttagtacagtacctggcacattgcagacacttaataaatatttatttactgattGATGCATGCAATGCTTCAATCAGTTCCAAGGCCTCATAGTACCTTTAGAGGTATATCAGAAAATTCTAGTTATTCAAGGTTAAATCACATCTTCATGTCAAGCCTTCTGTTCTCATATTCATCTACTTTATTTGGAGCACTTATGATTTCCAGAATTACCACAGATCCTTAAAGGACTTGGtctagagaatattgccccagtaTCAGAAGCTTTTATTGactactcatcttttttttttccattgtagcCCCAAGATCTCTGAAGTCAACGTTAGATCAATAGGTGTGGGCAAGAAGAGATGCTTAACGATTTAGTACTACCTAACTATCACTCAGACCAGGTGATAAAGTTTTTTGAGGTCAGCTTGTTAGTGCAATAGGAGTTAGGGGTGGTGGATATTGTGGTGAGTGAGAAAGGAAcactttctttgcatttttccaaATTTTGCAAACTTCTCTAGTGTTTTATGGATTCTCTTTATGACTTACAGATACCATCCACACTGTGAACAAGGCCCTTCCTTTATTATTCAAGATGGGACATATTCCCCCCCTTGGGTCCTTAAGATAATTTCCTCAATTTTATCCTGTTGGTGCTAGAGAATAGAAGAGCCATTTCCATccacttttatttttcatatcaGTCATTGAGAATTTGCATCCTTATTCACTGAGCAGGAATCTTCTGACATCAGATATAAGCTTGGATTTTGAGAATCACTATGGTTTCCAAGCCAGTCACAAATTCACAAAGAGTAGCTAATTTATAGTACTGTTTAAGGGGGTTCTACTACAAAGGGAAGAGGATTCTTTGAAAGAACATGAGACACTCACACCCTCCTTCATTTCCCTTTAGGAAATCAAAGAGAAGACAATGCTTTGGCTCTTTTCCAGAAGTCAAAATCAATGGACAAAATTTTATCAGGTAAGAATATTTCCAAATAAAAAAGAGCTGTTGCAAACTATCTCTACCATGTTCCTCAAACAATTATGAAGTGAATCTAAGGGTGTCAAGCAGAACTATCCTCAAATCGGTGGCATGATATGATGGAAAGAGTCCTTTAATAGAGATTAGAAAATCTGAGTTTGGATCATCTCTTCTATTTCTTACTGTATGTGATCATGTAAATCATTTAAATCAAATGATCTTCAGTTGTTTCACATGTGAAAGAGAGCTGATAATTTTGaccctgctcttttccaaagtcattgagaagatcaaataagataatggaaagaacattactCTGGAAACTGCCAAAGATTGCATAAATATATGGTTTTACTGTTATTCTAGGTGactcagaggatagagtgctgggcttggaatcaggaagacctatgttcaaatccaacttcagatatttactagctgtgtaatgctgagcgagtcacttaactctgtttgcctcagttcctcatctataaaatgagctgtagaaggaaatgacaaaccattccagtatctttgccaagaaaaccccaaatgaggtcacgaaaagttggacacaactgaaactactgaacagcaaTAATTCAAAGGCAGAGGGTTCTCTTTCTACAAATACAGGAAAGAGTTTGGGGAAGGATGGTGGAAATATCTCCCAGATACAACCTAAGGAAACATTTTACTACATCCATCTTGAATAGGTCTCACAGTGAGTTTCAATGACACTGAGTCTAGGGGAGGTATTCTTTCCCCTGTGTCTATTTATAGTTACGGAATTTTATTTGCGCAATTTCTTCAAATTTGAGCTTCAGGAACTTAAAATTCTATTCTGCTGAAATCTTAAGATTTACCCTTtgtaaggggccttagaggtcaccttTAGCCAATTCCTTTCCTTTGAAAAAAGATACTGAAGCTAAGAATAGGAAAGTGATGTACAAGAGAGCCTATGCCATCAGAAGTAAAACAGGAATCCCAAACCATAAAGTATACTGAATTCTCCTAAGAATCATTTTCCCATTCTACTGGAATAATTCTATTTTTATCTAGAAAGGAATTAGACTCAGTACTTCTTGTttggaagatcaaataaaattaaggtttttccttttccagttctttggagCATATGCAATTCTCCAgaatctctccaaagttaccaaaagAGACTGAGCAGCACCATCTTTCAGTTCTTTAAGAAGCTTGGTATGTCATTTGTCTGACTCTAATAACTCTAATCATTGAGAGCATGGAGTTTCTGTTACAATCTCTCAATTATTTTGAAAGACATTTCCTATTTTATAATCCACTTTTTTCTCAgtctaaaaattgttttccttgggaAAGAAGGTAACAACAAAATAACCTTTGTCAGttttttttacacacacacacacacacacacacacacacacacacacacacacacatatatatatatatatatatatatatatatatatatatatatatacctattcctttcagctactatatatatgcatattcccttcatctaccctaatactgaggtctcatgaatcatacacatcatctttccatgtaggaatgtaaacaaaacagttcaactttagtaagtcccttatgatttctctttcttgtttaccttttcatgcttctcttgattcttgtgtttgaaagtcaaattttctattcagttctggtcttttcactgagaaatctcgaaagtcctctattttattgaaaatccatattttgccctggagcatgatactcagttttgctgggtaggtgattctaggttttaatcctagctccattgacctccggaatatcgcattccaagccctttgatctcttaatgtagaagctgccagatcttgggttattctgattgggtttccacaatactcaaattgtttctttctggctgcttacaatattttctccttgatctgggagctctggaatttggcgacaatattcctaggagatttctttttgggatctatttgaggcagcgatcaatggattctttcaatttctattttgccctgtggttctagaatatcagggcagttctccttgataattccttgaaagatgataactaggcttttttttgatcatggctttcaggtaatccaataatttttaaattatctctcctagatctattttccacgtcagtggtttttccaaagagatatttcacattgtcttccactttttcattcctttggttctgttttataatatcttgatttctcatcaagtcactagcttccacttgctccaatctaatttttaaggtagtattttcttcagtggtccgttggacctccttttccattttgctaattctgtctttcaaggcattcttctgcttgttggctttttggagctcttttgccatttgagttagtctattttctaaggtgctgttttcttcagtgtatttttcagtattttttgggtctcctttagtaagtcattgatttgtttttcatggttttctcgcatccttctcatttcttttcctaatttttcctctacttctctaacttgcttttcaaaatcctttttgagctcttccatggcctgggaccagttcatggtttttcttggaggcttctgttgtaggctctttgactttgttaacttctttaggctgtatgctttgctctcctttgtcaccaaagaaagaatgcaaagtctgagactgaatctgggtgcgttttcactgcctggccatattcccaaccaactaacttgacccttgagtttttcagtggggtatgactgcttgtagactaaagaattctatgttccacatttgggtgGCAtgtgccagttctgccacaccagcattcctccttccccaagaacccccaacccagacttggcttagatcttcagcaggctgtgtactcctgctctgatccgccacttaattcctcccaccaggtgggcctggggccggaagcaactgcagctgtagctgccccgccACCACTgcctgccccaggggcagtgggtgaaccttgaactccttccactcccgcagcttttcccactaaccttctctgctgtctttggtgtttgtgggttgagaagtctggtaactgccacagctcactgattcagggtgctagggcctgctccgcccagctcctggtcctGTCTCACGCTGggctccactcagctcccagctccgtgtgggttagacctcacccagagaccatccaggctgtcctgggctggagcccttcttccctctgctgttttgtgggttctgcagttctagaattggttcagagccattttttataggtttttggaggaacttggcagggagctcatgctagtccctgctttccacccgccatcttggctccttccctttttctcctttgtcaGGTTTTTTTACTGTTATTTCTTTTCATGACTCCCTCTTCTCTTAGCAGTCCTAGTCTTCTTTTTATCCTTACCtcaacttaaaaacaaacaaagaacccTCTTTTATGATCCTGGCCTTTTTTACCAGCTTCTATGCATTTTGAGTTAACATTCTTAACATTATTTTTTGACAGAGTTGACCAAAGGTTAGTTCTTCTGGAGTGATGATAAGCAGATGAGTCTTGTTGGAGCATAGTTTTTCTGCTAAAGAAGTATTGGAAAAGTAAGGTTAGAATGTTGGGTAGAGATCAGATTTTGGGTAGCCTTGAAAATGAAGATAaggagttttgattttttttgtatggaATAAAGAACAACTAAACAAGAGAGTACAATGATCAAAGTTGGTCTTTGTAAGACTAAGCTGGCAGTAAGGTTCAGCATAGGTAGGAGTCAGAAAATGTCAGAATCAGAGATGCCAGTTAGGGTTGTTGAAGTAATGAAAGTGTCTGATGGTAAGAGCCTAGACAAGAATAACAATAGTGGGAATgcaaaagaagggagaaatttaTGGGACATTTCCTAGAATGAATCAAAAGAAAATGTTAACTGACAGGATATAGAGGGAAAAATTCTGTCAGAATCAAAAGGCCACGGAGGTTTGAAGTCCCAGGGACTTGGAGAATGTTAGTACCATTATCAGATATTGCGAAGTCAGGAGAGCAAAGAGATTAATAGAGAGAGGTGATGATTTGGAACTCAGACTTTGAAATGTTCTTTTTACCAAAGCAACTTAcattaattttctcagctgtccTTTTAAATGCTATTTTCTCAGGATGACAATAGATAGGTGTATACAGTCAGGAAGAAGTTCCAAGtcaaaaaatattattcattaggtattgttttcttttttcttctagatTCTAATGCAGCAAAGGCAACTACACTTCCAAACCAGATCAAGCTGTGCAGACCAGATTTCTACCACGAtctgaaggaagcaaaggagggaGAGGTACAATGTTGAGTGAATCATTGTCTTAAAAAATGGCATTTATCTTGCTCAAATATAGAAGATAGGGAAGTACTATAAGTTTCTTTCTAAAGCCTAGATATGCCTTCAGATCACCCAGAGGCTATGTAGAATTCCCTGATCTCCTCATATCTATGTCTTaaatttcctgtttcttttaatCTGAGTCCAAAATATACTGTCCTGTCCTGATTCTTCCCTGAAGCCCCTTAAAATTTGATACTGGTTCTCATTATAGGTCCTGGTGacctattattataattaacaaaatatccaattaaaaacaaacaggtatttacttttttttctaatagtCTATTCAATTCTGCAAGGGATATTGAGATAACTGAATCAGAAACCTTTCCATTAAAGAATTTATTCAGACTGGGTGAGAGGATAAGACAAGgatataaataactatatacTATGTGGGAGGCTATGAACATTGTCATAAGAGACATACAATAATGATGTTATATTTGTTTGGGGACAAAAGTTAATTGAGTTCAATTCATTCCCAAATGACCAAtatgtatttattgagcacctatagCATGTGAGATACTTCCTTAGGGGTCagtaatacaaaatacaaaataaaaccaccCCTGCCCTTGAACAATTTAGGGCAtaccatatatacacagataagaaaataaaaggtaatctgtggtgggtggggaaagggaacaagcatttattaagcatttaatattttcCAGGTATTTAAGTACTTTACccatatgtcatttgatcctcacagaaaccctgtgGGATATGTAGTATTATGATCCCCATCttaaagttgaggaaaatgaggcagacttgctcaagatcacatagctggtacatgtatgaggctgcatttgaactcggatcttcctgaccttagggtccagaactctatctaccatgccaacTAGCTAGAGTGATTGAGCACTAACACCTAGGGGATATGGAAAGGCTTGATGTAGAAGGCAGAACCTGAATTACCattgaaagaagataaggattctgagtGGTCATGGTGAGAAGGGAATATTTTCAAGTATggcaaacagctttgaaagggTATCAAGAAATAGGAGGTGGAACGTCAAGTTTGGAGAACAACTATTATTCCAGAATCCTTGAAACACAGAGTGCATGAAGgtactttttactttatataGAGAGACTAAAGATTTCATATAAAGGGAATAACAAAGTCATATCTATAtttaagaagattttttttaggaAGCAATGTGGAATAGGGATTGGAAAGGAGAATGGGAAATGGAAATGGGAAAGCAGGGCATGAGAAGTCCAGTTAACAAATTGGACAGAGAAGAGGTAATAAGCTTTTGAACAAAGGGAGGGGCCATATGactaaagagaaggaaatgaatacaAAGATGTTTTAGAGGTAAATTTCACAAGACTGTGCAACTGAATGAATATAGGAGGTGAGGAAGAGACAATAGCAAAAGTGAAATGTCTTAGAGGTTACATACCTTGGTGACTGAATGAATCTAAGTACCCCAAATAGAAACAGGAATATTTAGTATAGGAGTGGTTTTAGAGTTCAGGAAAAAAATTAGAGGGTTCCACTTGGATTAAAGTGTTCCAAGTTGAATCTCAGATGCCGAAAAGATATCCAGGTATAGGTTTTAAACATAGTTGTTGATTTTTGACTGATATGGTTGGTGGTAGTCAATTATGTAGAGACAATATGGGATATGATGAGGTCCCCAAGAGTAAGAAAAGATTAGAAGTCAAGACAAAGAGTTAGAGGATACCCGTACTTAGGAGCTGAGTGGTGGATGACCAGCTATtcgatgaaaatgaagaaaaagctaCACTTGTACATAGAAAACTAAGGGAGTACTGAATTGAAGATAGGCCTTgaagtaattggaaaatattcaaAGGTAGAAAACAGGGCAAAGGACAGAAAGTATTCCAACAACCTGAGCAAAGACATGGAAGGTTATAAAATAAAGGATATCATAGAGGAACAACTAATAATCCAATATAGTGTAATCATTTGGCACATGTAATAATAAATAAGAACAAGAAATAACATTGCTCTCTCAAAATACTCTTGAAGGAAATTCCTAAGAACAAGGTGGTCAAAGATAAATAGTTTCAGTTCTTACAAGCATTAAGGTGACAACTCTTTCTAGGCTATGGAAttgaatggaaggaaggatgtGACCACTTCATTCTATATCTGTTCCTTGCAGATATATCCAATCATGGAGAAGGGGAACCGTTCACGTCTAGCCCTCATCATCTGTAATATTATGTTTGACTACCTCGATGAACGACATGGGGCTCACCTTGATATTTGGGGAATGTGGAAACTACTTGAAAACCTTGGATATAGTGTGGTTATCAAAACAAACCTTACAGCTCAGGTATAGGCCACATTCGTCCCTACAAGACCCAGACCCACCTCTCTGACTATACCAGCAGGGCAGAATCTTATGGGTCAAggattttgtttgttgtcttaCTAATGTTTGCTAATTACTAATATTTACTAATTACTAATTACTAATGTTTTACTAATTACTAATGCTTAAGACTTATCAATGAAGTCTTACAGCATGACTTAAGCAAACTCCAAAACAGTGATTTGGTGGGCCTTCTATTTATAGGAGGGTGTTACTGAGATGCTATTTCTTCTCTAGTACTGCCACTAACTGCTTCTTAAAGTCACCACCTTCCTTTTGCTTCCTAGATACTGATTTAGCTCTCCTGTGAGCTTTCCTGTTTCATTGTAGCAATGCAAAATTTCCTGTCCACTATCCTCATTCATGTCCCCAGATTTTTCAAGATTTATAATAATTTAAATGCCCAGTTTATGTCTGGCGAAGGTTCCTAATCATTAACCATTGAATGTCTCTCAGGAAATGGAGTCAGTGTTGAAGGAGTTTGCCAATCGCCCAGAACATTGGTGCTCTGACAGCACCTTCCTGGTATTCATGTCTCATGGTGTCTTGAATGGTATTTGTGGGAAAGCACATAAAAAAGAAGAACCAGACCTACTGGCTACAGATACTATCTTCCAAATTTTCAATGATGGCAGCTGCCCTAGTCTAAAAGGCAAACCCAAGGTCATCATTATCCAAGCATGCCGAGGGGGTGAGTTCTCATTTATATATTGTCCTAAATATACTCAGACACTGAACTGGAAATCCAAAGTTGTAGCCTACATTTTCCTAGAGGAAATGTACCAACTCCCCTGCTATCTCTTCTCTATTCCCTAGTGAAATTATGACAAACCACAATTCTATATACTATACCATAAAAGAATCACAGAGTGGTCTAGCATTATGTGAACTGGTCTGTCCCAATGGACATAAGCTATACGTATAGATACATCCCAAATTGAATTCAACACTTTGTTTATTCTTTATCAGTAGATTCCTTTTAGTTTAGGGTTGCAAAGCTCTAAATTGATTTCTACTTCATTATTACTAGAGAGCAGagacatgcatatgtgcatgaaCAACTCTGGATAATAATTGTGGTAACGCTATTGGGAGGAGGGGAATAATTGATAGATCCCTTCGTTCTTAGAGAAACTTGGAATCACATACGCGATGGATACATCAGAGACTTCAGCAGACACACCCAA
This Trichosurus vulpecula isolate mTriVul1 chromosome 2, mTriVul1.pri, whole genome shotgun sequence DNA region includes the following protein-coding sequences:
- the LOC118837995 gene encoding caspase-12-like isoform X2 gives rise to the protein MAGQKQNYYPVKIVKCLISTFVDGVIDDLIEKDVLSPNEVKNLGKEFSTIMDQSEGLVNTLDQIIQGSKIIMKKLLFPSLQANSGNQREDNALALFQKSKSMDKILSDSNAAKATTLPNQIKLCRPDFYHDLKEAKEGEIYPIMEKGNRSRLALIICNIMFDYLDERHGAHLDIWGMWKLLENLGYSVVIKTNLTAQEMESVLKEFANRPEHWCSDSTFLVFMSHGVLNGICGKAHKKEEPDLLATDTIFQIFNDGSCPSLKGKPKVIIIQACRGEKLGITYAMDTSETSADTPKQPLQDYSSSNSLEQKKLEKDFISFCSTTPHNVSWRVDIMGSVFINELIYCFQLYSWCCHLDEIFRKVQKSFEIPKTLVQMPTIERKSMPRDFFLFPGI
- the LOC118837995 gene encoding caspase-12-like isoform X1, whose protein sequence is MAGQKQNYYPVKIVKCLISTFVDGVIDDLIEKDVLSPNEVKNLGKEFSTIMDQSEGLVNTLDQIIQGSKIIMKKLLFPSLQANSGNQREDNALALFQKSKSMDKILSVLWSICNSPESLQSYQKRLSSTIFQFFKKLDSNAAKATTLPNQIKLCRPDFYHDLKEAKEGEIYPIMEKGNRSRLALIICNIMFDYLDERHGAHLDIWGMWKLLENLGYSVVIKTNLTAQEMESVLKEFANRPEHWCSDSTFLVFMSHGVLNGICGKAHKKEEPDLLATDTIFQIFNDGSCPSLKGKPKVIIIQACRGEKLGITYAMDTSETSADTPKQPLQDYSSSNSLEQKKLEKDFISFCSTTPHNVSWRVDIMGSVFINELIYCFQLYSWCCHLDEIFRKVQKSFEIPKTLVQMPTIERKSMPRDFFLFPGI